A genomic window from Streptomyces sp. HUAS YS2 includes:
- a CDS encoding TetR/AcrR family transcriptional regulator: MTTAPRRSDVTRAAILEAARERFASDGYERATIRAIARDAGIDPSMVMRYFGNKEGLFAAASAFELELPEFGALPARHIGAVLVNHFLDRWERDEVFTALLRVAVTNTGGAERMQAIFKEQVGPIAAGFCADPAEAPVRAALASSQILGMALARYVLRFPPAVEMSREEVVAWLAPTVQRYLTEPAPEVAGS; this comes from the coding sequence ACGCCGCTCCGACGTCACCCGCGCCGCGATCCTGGAGGCCGCCCGCGAGCGCTTCGCCTCGGACGGCTACGAACGCGCCACCATCCGGGCCATCGCCCGCGACGCCGGGATCGACCCGTCGATGGTCATGCGCTACTTCGGCAACAAGGAGGGGTTGTTCGCCGCCGCCTCCGCCTTCGAGCTGGAGCTGCCCGAGTTCGGCGCGCTGCCCGCGCGGCACATCGGCGCGGTCCTCGTGAACCACTTCCTCGACCGCTGGGAGCGGGACGAGGTGTTCACCGCGCTGCTGCGCGTCGCCGTCACCAACACGGGGGGCGCGGAGCGGATGCAGGCGATCTTCAAGGAGCAGGTGGGGCCGATCGCGGCCGGCTTCTGCGCCGACCCCGCCGAGGCGCCGGTCCGCGCGGCGCTCGCCAGTTCGCAGATCCTGGGCATGGCGCTCGCACGGTACGTGCTGCGGTTTCCGCCCGCCGTGGAGATGTCCCGCGAGGAGGTCGTCGCCTGGCTGGCCCCGACGGTGCAGCGGTATCTGACGGAACCGGCGCCGGAGGTCGCCGGCTCGTAG
- a CDS encoding Mut7-C RNAse domain-containing protein yields MNGPEIHISFAPELRLFVASERRAGRTALTTDGASTLGHVVESLGVPLTEVGQLLVDGRPVDVSHIPAAGETVEVAGVTRPQQVPGAPLRFLLDVHLGTLARRLRLLGVDAAYESEDIGDPALATLSAKEQRVMLSRDRGLLRRRELWAGAYIYSDRPDEQLRDVLERFAPRLSPWSRCTACNGRLTEADKDSVREQLEQGTERTYDVFAQCADCERVYWRGAHHARLDEIVSEAMREFGGAAA; encoded by the coding sequence GTGAACGGACCGGAGATCCACATCAGCTTCGCCCCCGAACTGCGGCTGTTCGTCGCCTCGGAGCGCCGCGCGGGGCGCACCGCCCTGACCACGGACGGCGCGTCCACGCTCGGCCATGTCGTCGAGTCGCTGGGTGTACCGCTGACCGAGGTGGGGCAGCTCCTGGTGGACGGCCGCCCGGTCGATGTCTCCCACATCCCTGCCGCCGGCGAGACCGTCGAAGTGGCGGGGGTGACGCGCCCGCAGCAGGTTCCGGGCGCGCCGCTCCGGTTCCTGCTCGACGTCCATCTCGGCACGCTGGCACGGCGGTTGCGGCTGCTCGGCGTGGACGCGGCGTACGAGAGCGAGGACATCGGCGACCCGGCGCTCGCGACGCTCTCCGCGAAGGAGCAGCGGGTCATGCTCTCCCGGGACCGCGGCCTGCTGCGGCGGCGCGAGCTGTGGGCGGGGGCGTACATCTACAGCGACCGGCCCGACGAGCAGCTGCGCGACGTCCTGGAGCGGTTCGCCCCGCGGCTCTCCCCGTGGTCCCGCTGCACCGCGTGCAACGGGCGGCTGACCGAGGCGGACAAGGACTCGGTGCGCGAGCAGCTGGAGCAGGGCACGGAGCGGACGTACGACGTGTTCGCGCAGTGCGCCGACTGCGAGCGGGTGTACTGGCGGGGCGCCCACCACGCCCGCCTGGACGAGATCGTCTCCGAGGCGATGCGCGAGTTCGGCGGCGCGGCGGCCTGA